The DNA sequence CAATAAGAATGTTTCGCTCTTAGAGTAAGAGCCCCAATGACAAGAAAGTATGACAGTCAGACGAACGAACGAGGATAACTATATATCCGAACTTTGTTTGGGAAGTACGAGTTATTGTGCATAGgtctacagtgtatattattAAATTTAGCATTATGTTGTGtctttcgggggggggggggggggtcctgaattGATCATTTTCAATTTACTGCGTAAAACTTCCCTCAACAGACTTGCAATGTTTCACACTTTCGGAAACGCTGTCAATGATTGACgttaatgatattttcatcTAAATTAGTTAATCCATGGACTATTGGTATATGTTGTGTATGGGAACTTATTTCGTGTTTCATGGGAAATTCCAAAATATATGTTCCCATCTCAAGATATGTATGGTTAAATTTGGTTCTTAGATTTATTATTAAAGTTATGTCCTAGAAATCAAATGTGTGTTGTTTACGGATATACACACAATTAGGGTGTAGTTAAGGGAGTCGCTCTGATGTCATCAAACAATAATCCCCGAACATGGACGGATTTGATTCTTGTTGTCATCCATTCCAGAGTACTCTACCTTAACTAATCCCTTCTGTTCCAACATTTTTTTTGTGGTAAAGTGATTTGATAGTGTAGCGAAAATAAAGCTGCCATTATGAACAAGTATGTTAGGTATTGAAACGAGAGAGTTGATGTGTATTTACATCGGAATATCTAcatatctatatgtacatttcaatatgaaattattgattttaatatgGTGTGGTTCATTTAACAACTAGAACTGCAatcaaaatattacaatgaAACAATGAGTTGACATCTTGTTGACTAGTTTCAAAAATCACAtctaaatatattgtaaatataagcgttacatgtaaatctgtaatatctatattttaaaaaattcacaaCGTGCTCACGGCGTTTTTCAGTTTGACTATAGATACTCGTTGAGTATTCCGAACACAATAAACGTAATAACTTTAACATTTAATGGTTATGTAATGTGTACTGCATGATCATTTGtatatttctacatgtattcatggtaaaatattgtttacaaaaatgcatgaATACATGAAAAGGGCCTCATTTGAACTATCGTTAATTGACCTCCTGTTCTGGGAGTTAATTAAAGTTACATCTAATATTCAGCTGTTACTCCAAAAGAGCTCTAAATCGGTTGACAAAATCGTAATAAAAAGTAACTTAAATCTTTTGAGTCGGGGACTTGTTTCAATCAGTCGGGAAATggcaaacaattttttttaaattttgcccCTGCCAATCTATCGATCGATAGAATGCTATAGTCAGGAAAAGGCAAGTActattgcaatatacatgtacacatgctTTAGAGATACAATTGAAGTACTAGCACTCCTCCGAGTAGAAATGCATATTGGAATATATACACCGTtctttggcacactgattttgactatggataactccgtttacctgatcaggatatagggctcacggcgggtgtgaccggtcgacaggggatgcttactcctaggcacctgatcccacctctggtgtgtccaggggtccgtgtttgctcaactatctattttgtattgcttataggagttatgagattgatcactcttcgttcaCATATGATTTGCAAATCACTACCATTGTATACAATAAAACTTTGGAATATTAAAGTTTGGTTCTTACTGTGTTGCGTACGATTCTGGAACATTTTGGAGTAAAAACAAACACgttatatatttgatatatgtttCAGGTTCCAGGTCAGGGACATGTTTAGAGCACCTAGAATAACTATAATGCACCTAAAATAACTATAATGTATAATGTGCCTAGAATAACTATAATGCACCTAAAATAACTATAATGTATAATGTGCCTAGAATAACTATAATGTACCTAGAATAACTAGAATGTACCTACGCTTTTTTTCTTGGTAATAACTTACGGTAATCTGAGGTAAAACAGAAAAAACATACAGCTTTCTCTCCACTGAAATTAAACGCCGTTTACATACGGCCTCTCCAGTTGATATATGTAAACCTGTTCACAGataataaatacataatatTCAATAACTCATATTAAAACTACCTCAAATTAAAACTACGAATTTGCCACTAAAAATGCATTATAACTCTTCTTGTAACAACAATTCAGAAAAgtaaaaagagagagaaatatTCATGTAGTAATGAGTATATCAAAGAACAACAACAAATGACAATTATACCAACATACGTGTAGTGGCTATACCTGTGTCTAGTAGTGGCGATAATACTATAAATTTATTCTCATATTGcggacatgtacatgtaacttgacTGTGAACAACCATTTCCTACACAAAAGGATACACTGTCAATGCTGCTCACAAGTTGCCTCATCAATAAAATGTCTTAGCCACAATGAATTATTTCCCACATTCTTCTGTTTTCTCCGTCCTCCGATAAATTCTTCCGCattatgaaatattaatttcaacATACCATGTAGATAAACACACGCAAATTTTACTTGTGGCAGCTATGATATGAGCCTATGTTCGCAAAAAGCAATATTGGTTATTATTCATGACCACAGATACTTCCAAAATTGTTTATCGGCGAAATAAATAATTGTGAATGATACCATAGGCAAAAGCTACAGTGCCTTGTCAATTGCTTTCCATTGGTTTTCAATGGTCCGGTTGATATTTTATTCCAGTGATAAATTGGGGACCATCAAGAATTATGAGTCATTCCTCGGTGTTTCACAGACGGTGacaaaacatgtatttatatgcACACAATGATCCGGTGTATTTTCGCGGAAATAGAGTACACATACACAATTCACAGTACCACTTCAAATCGTTGAAACAGATGAGTGTAAGTTATCGATCTTAGATTTCATCACCAGAAATCAAagctttatatcattttacacAATGCTTTCTTTTCAGTGCGTGTGACTGGAATGTGGACTGTGTGTTTCTGGAATTTTCTAGACAGAGTCTCAGTCTCAGATTATGTTCCATCGCTAAACACTCAAGTCCTTCCTGTAGTCTGAAACACATGAATTTATCAACTGTTTGAGCCCACTGGCCCAAGTAAACAAAAGCAGGAGACATTAAATCCGACAAGCCAGCTCGCTCCTCCAAAAGAAAAGTCAATGCGCCGCTTTCGCCTTCTTTTCCAAAATCACTTCCAGAGAAAGATCTGATTATATCAACGCGTTTCGGCCCATTTCCAAAACAACTGTCAACAGCATTACATGGTTTCTCATCGGGAAGTGTGATGTATTGTACACCACAGTATATGCCTTTTTGCTCTTGCTCATCGCAGTCCCATTTCAGAACTGTTTTTCCCGTATGTTCTTCTATTGTTCTGCTGAAATCTACCATTTCAGAAAGTTTGGAATGGGGACCTCGTACATTTTTATCACAGAGAACTGACGCTCCCTTATGAACAATTCCACACGTTATATCAACAACTGCATCAAAAGGGTTTTCCTTACGAATGCCGAAAGGATACATATTGATTCCCAGTTCTTCTCTCTCACAAGAACACGTTGAAGAGTTTTCACATTTCCTGCATCTTGAGAAGAAAACGCGCATTTCCTTCTTAGGTGCCACGTGCTCACAAGTAAGAAAATACAAGGAGCCCGTCGACTGTGACCCTTCACCTGAGGAACCCAGTCTTTCTGCGAAAACAGTGATCATGCCACACTGACACCCTTCTCCCTTTATTAAATCCCCGGTGCGGTGGTGAAATGTTGGTTCTTTCCATTCATGTAGACAAGATCTATCGATTTTGTAGTTCGAGGCCACAGCTTCACTTATGCGGGTAAAAATGTCGTCATCTTCCAAGTATGGAGATTCTACGTACACCGTAAATGTCTTCTCCTCTATTCCAAAGGATCTCACTCCAGGAACTCTTTAAATATAATCAAACTATTATTTCAGACaattgtatttacatgtacatgtataccatatCTAGTCTTATAAAAGTAAGCCTTATCATTTGGAAACGGAATATATACCAATTTACAGTAACTGAATAAACGCAATAAATGAAAGTGTACCTTGATAAACGAATCTGGACTTCGTATGGTACTTCATCATGCACTGTAGATTTTCGTATTATCGCTTGCAACTTTGGAATAAGCTCTGTTAGGATCCCGGCGACTACAGCTAATTTCCTTATTTCGTCGTATATGAAATCTCTTATGCAATCTTGCCATTCGTTTCCTACTTGTTTTACAACACTGTTGACTGCATGGTATCTCCATTCAACTGAGTTTATATTTGTTAGAACTCTCACTGATCTCGACTTTAGAATGTAGATTTCTACCCTAGGTATAATCATCCCCGTCATTAAGCTCTGGAAGTACGTCATCAAATATTCCAGAAAACAACTTTCCTCTCCCATAGCTCCAAGTTCGCTGAAGCTTAGTCGGATTGTTTCTTTGCTCAATACATGGATTGCATGGTCACGCAGCTGCCTGGCGTACGACTGACCTTCTTCGGACGAGGCAACATTGTAAGCAAAACGCATCGgaatgatttttttattctcGTCCACAAACGTAAAGTTTTTCACAAAACCATCTGACCAGCCTTTGTGACTTAAAGTGTTATTCAAACTGTCGTCGACTTCATGAAGTGATGGGACCTTTTTCAGTACCTGGAGTACCATTTGAAGTGCTTCGATTATTCTTTCACATCGTTGAACTAACCAGTTTAGAATTTTTCTTGATAAAAACCCTCTAAACATTGCATCTTTCTCAGCAAAAATAAAGTCAAGACATGGACGAGTCTTTCTCAAAGTGTCCAAAATCCTTTGAAACGCGAACCTTGAACTCGGCCGAAATGTCAGAACAGTTGTGGCAACTTTCAAAAAAGGTGATATATGTGCACCCGACTGGAACATTCCATCAATAATTGCCTgccaaaaatcattataataaaacGATTAAATACATGTTgaataatttaatgcaaaagATTACCACAAAAAAGTGCTAAGttgattcattgattgtatattgtttaacgtccctctcgagaatttttcactcgtatggagacgtcaccattgccggtgaaggcctGCGAAATccaggcctatactcggcgcttacggccttttagCAGGCAGGAATCTTGATCGTGCCACACTTGTTGTGACACGGgtcctcggttttttgcggtctcgtccgaagtaccgccccatttaatcgcctcttacgacaaacgaAGGGCACTAAGGACCCGGATCCTCATGGGACGAAAAAAAGTGCTGGGTCTTGGAAGTTAACTGCATCGTGCCGATGTGCATATGAAACTAGTTCTCCCATTAGTGGATAATCGTATTATtggtgttttgttttcttttgttttgtttcaacAATGACCCTTCACAGTCTACATGACTAAAGGATGGtccttttgttttttttatatcaaaagtcAATGTGaccatgttacatgtacatatcttaagaaaattttcagtgaatATCTCGAACACTAATTAAGCATTGGTTATGAACCAGCGTCTAAAAGACTGCATTATTTGGTTGCATAGGTTAGTTGTAAGACTTAGGCAGGTCAGTATTTAACTGCTGCTAAAGTCTGCATCTGACACTtgacagggccgtaaattacatggaggcggaggaggcagctgcctcctccaacttttgagccaaaaaaaatttaaatttaaagttcattagaatttatgttgtttccaataactaagaacatgatacctcccttaaaaagcattccaaatctttcttttagaatgagttagtcaagtaacatcttagaaggccctagaatcaaggattttgcacgaaacgtgttcagtgtgcacaaaatgtgctcagcgtctgggggcctgggcggcccccagacccccgcctaatttcctgcctcctccaaattgaaggttaatttacggccctgcttgACTGcttatatcaattttaagacAGTGTTTAACTGCTGAAAAAACTTTGTGTAAATAGTTAAACAAAATAGGTTTTTTGAAAGTGGTATCTACTACATTATTTCTTTGTTGTCATTTTGTGATGACTAATGCACTTGATGACATCTGCAAGAAACACCACTGATGTCCACAGAACTGTGAATATCCAGTCGTTTTACTGAACTGATTCTCAGAGAGTTTAGAGTTTATTCAGCCACTTTGTGGATGCTATACCGGCAAAGAGAAATGGTACTATAACAAATTAATTCAACCCATATGTGATCACAGAAATATTATTTGAGATAACACAGTGAAGGAGTTAAGGTAactcattacactaaatttttatttaatgactcgttaaaacacctcttgtgaagtatgatttcaccatcgaaagagctATATaaactctcaattattttatatgatttttttttgtgatttatcctggaatgataaaaaagatacgggtttttttttttacctaagaTACTCTAGAGTCTAAATTTCGTTGTgttttgatgcataatatgaatgtCTAAGACAACATGCCTAAACAACACAGATAGACattctgatttgtttttaaataaaaaggtatttatgaaaattgaaaacattacatgtatttgttaatattttttaaatctacagataaaatcttcaaaaaacatgtcaattatagaaaaatatacatgtattttcaaaaaaaaaattgaaatgtaatGGTCAAgattcagaaatattacgatttttcaaatttgaaccaagcccgatcagaaataaaaaataaaaaaaagtagtcatagagaGCATTGTAATaagaaaactacattcccttgatgtaaaatggatTACAAAATAAACGactttataaaggaaactaatttcttgatgaacagtgcatacaattaacaacaatatgatatataggtaaaatctttgaaaatattcttatcaagaaccacttagccaggaaagtacaaatttacatgaaagcttcttgagatgaagatttttaaagattttccctgtatatttgtatgtaaaatttgatcccctgttgtggccccaacctaccccggggTTCACGattctaacaaacttgaatctgcactatggcaggaagtttacatgtaaattcCAGCTCttctgtcccagtggttcttgaggagaagatttttaaatgacccccaccctatttttgcatttttgtgttatctcccctttgaggggggcatggcccttcatttgttCAAACTTAAaatccctttacccaaggattcTTTTTGCCAAGTTGGGTtggaattggcccagtggttcgggagaagaagtcgaaaatgtgaaaaagtttacagacagacggacaaagggtgatcagaaaagctcacttgagctttcagctcaggtgagctaaaacaagTTGCTGTCCTTAAAAAAAGACTGCAATACGTGGACCATAGGCATGTGTTTCTAAAGAAACTTAATATTCTAgggtgaaataaaaatgtgttttaaaacagatttttttgttaaatcttgaaacatgcaaatatttcattataagtCTTTTTGCTAGAGATGTGCTGATATACAGGACATGCTCTATTTTTAGCTTTAACCGTTAACCCCAGAATTAAGTGCCATCCTTCTATGTGTTTGGACAAAACgtttttagatcacctgagtaaacgcaggtgacctattgcaattggttgtcgtctgttaacaattgaacatttttaacttcttaataactacaagtccaattcatttgaaatttggtatgaaatattattgggacaagggggacataaattgtaaaatcaGGACTCCAGCATCCCTGAGGCCCTAGGGGCGGagccaaaatttaccaattttcaaaattattcttctcaagaaccacacatgtaagaaaaactaaatgcatggtgatgcagagcaggaaggcttctactaaaattgtaaatttcatgatccccggtgtatgggttctgaccccagggtggggccaaacttggtatatagtgtttatgtgtaaaacacttaaataacatcttctttagtgctgttgatactatattgacactaaatagatatttaaaaagagcaggtagtcctttaccaaaatcgtaaaattcatgatcccagggttaGGAGTTttagtatcagggtggggccaaaatggtcagttattaaatgtatgaacaatagacatttttaacttcttgataactatcattc is a window from the Ostrea edulis chromosome 5, xbOstEdul1.1, whole genome shotgun sequence genome containing:
- the LOC130046311 gene encoding uncharacterized protein LOC130046311, yielding MAASTGHPICWEYDIPLDTFPTVKNIYRELTEDFLFLTRKLRETDSPARNIPDKLLKVQSKLKLLVFSEDTEQITNFLSWNRFHSSDCQNHFEMDSVEKTAAHAQKENVLVIPIILLNENDIGKKEAIIDGMFQSGAHISPFLKVATTVLTFRPSSRFAFQRILDTLRKTRPCLDFIFAEKDAMFRGFLSRKILNWLVQRCERIIEALQMVLQVLKKVPSLHEVDDSLNNTLSHKGWSDGFVKNFTFVDENKKIIPMRFAYNVASSEEGQSYARQLRDHAIHVLSKETIRLSFSELGAMGEESCFLEYLMTYFQSLMTGMIIPRVEIYILKSRSVRVLTNINSVEWRYHAVNSVVKQVGNEWQDCIRDFIYDEIRKLAVVAGILTELIPKLQAIIRKSTVHDEVPYEVQIRLSRVPGVRSFGIEEKTFTVYVESPYLEDDDIFTRISEAVASNYKIDRSCLHEWKEPTFHHRTGDLIKGEGCQCGMITVFAERLGSSGEGSQSTGSLYFLTCEHVAPKKEMRVFFSRCRKCENSSTCSCEREELGINMYPFGIRKENPFDAVVDITCGIVHKGASVLCDKNVRGPHSKLSEMVDFSRTIEEHTGKTVLKWDCDEQEQKGIYCGVQYITLPDEKPCNAVDSCFGNGPKRVDIIRSFSGSDFGKEGESGALTFLLEERAGLSDLMSPAFVYLGQWAQTVDKFMCFRLQEGLECLAMEHNLRLRLCLENSRNTQSTFQSHALKRKHCVK